TACATAAATGACAAACGTATTCAAAATACATGATCTGATTTACAATTATATCGTTTTGTAATATTAGTCTCTATTAAGCATTGtgtatttacaatttcataCCTTGACTAAACAGTAAAATATCGTATATGCGATGTTTTATTAaggatagattcataatatattaattattatataaaaatgatttctGTTTATTCATAGAGTAAATACAAAATAGAAGAATAAAAAACATTCATTTTAAGTAAATATGATTATTTATCCCATTCATAACAATTACATAATCTATATAGTAATAAAATTGATTggtcttaataaaatttttaaagaaatttaatatttttatcaagaaAGAAATAGCAAATAATTtccatataaatattataaataactgTAACAATTATACATTGAGTGAagcattgaaaataatttttgttctaaGAAACATTATCattcaatatatttaataaatgtttgacACATATTTATTAGTTACTGCAAGagacatattatttattatcagTCTGCACTGAATTATGTTTTCATTCGTAGAGCCTGAAAGTTTCTTTTAGATTGGCATCTGTAGATCCTGTATTCTCTTGTTTATTGCTTCCTAAATGAACATTATCAAAGTGgaattattttaactttaaagTAAATCACACACATTTATGAACGAAACTCGTGACCAACAAAAATTAACTTATAGTTAccacagatttttaaattatgatgtATAATTACCGTTTTTATCTTCTTCTTCTAATTCTGGATTGTTCAACATTGTGCCTTCATTGGAAGCATTATTTGTTGGATCTTTTGGATTTGTCTCAACTGAAAGTCATGTAATCTAAATTACTACTCtaaaataaaacagtaaaagcGTATGTTTCTGAAagattttaatttcagtttagCGTACAAATTAACCATTGTTAACACTTTAGTACTCTTGGAATTAGTACAGCCTTCACCAATTAGTAATCCATTTGTATTATGGACAAATATATATTATCTATTTTAATTCCAGATCCATTAAATAACAAGTAAAATATTTGAGTTACAATGTTCtttcattctaaatttcatgtacatacttatattatagataaaaattgcttgtcaatattttatttatcgcTATTAGTAAACCATGTTTTTTATACCAATAAACAATGCAATATACTTAATAAGCAGGTCAACTGTTTCATATTACAAATCTAGCAATAAATGCGTAAAAAATATGATGACTATGTACAGAATTGTTTAGTGCTGCTCTATTTGTGTGGCAATCTTCTTTTCTCCTGTGACAGGAGAAAAGTATCACTACCTTTCAGCATTGTAACTGAGACGCGAGGACTTAGGCGCACAGCACCAGGTGGATCTTTTGGAAGAATTGGAATTCCATGATATTTCAAACCACGCTGACCAGCTAAGCTTATTCTTACAGCTGACTCCGGAACAGGACCCAACTGAGATTTGTTAATTACTGGTCTTGCAGCTAAATTGGCAAATTGCCAGAATATCACATAATACTAAATCAATTGGTGATACAAAATATAGTGAAAGAAATTGGATATTGCACTACTATTTCTATCTGTTCCCCAAACATGTTAGAAttatatgcaaaattattattcaaaaagctgctacaatttatataattttcaattattcttattaatttgtaaatacagcctcaaaataaataattcaaacaaacagtactatttaatatattcaactttttatttctaaattttttttatttatgtgtataaaaatataaaataaattaaatataaaaaagtatttaaaGTGTTTTAACTTACGCTGAGAAATGTTGGCAACTTTCTTTGGAGGAGTTGTACCGCAGTTAAGTTTAGCTTTATTGAGATCATCCTTTATCTACaaaagattttaataaataagatttgttaattaagttataaataataaaattttatttctgataCTAATTGTATACCTGCTCTATTTCTTCCTGtaactttttattttcatcTCTTGTTGTAACTAGCTgcgttttaaaattatttttttctagTCTTAAAGTCTCTATTGTCACGTTTTTACCAGCATCTAACTTTTTTAATGAATCCAGTTCACCTTTACAAAGATTATTATAGTACTCTAATTCCTCATTCTTTTTCTTTGAATATTCCTGCTGTTCCAAACGCACATGAAGAGATGCCACCTCACCTTCTGCATGTTTAAATCtttcttctaaattcccacgtaATGTAACACACTGATCTCTTTCTTCGCCACTAGAAAATGTTTGTAcacatatttaatacaataacattgttaatattttcCACCTTAAAAGTggtaatgtatttaatacataaaCTTTAAAACAAGTTTATTACAAACTGCATGTTGTTTATTATCAAAGTATTTAACATAGTATATTAATTCACACAAATACAATGTTATAATGATACCTGATTTTAAGTTGTTCATTTAATTCATCGATTTGTCTAactaattcaatattttcagaaGATAAAGTCCACCAGTTGCAAATAAGCATTAAACAAGCGACGAGAAGTCCTCCAACAAGGAGGGGAGGACATCGGCCTCCTCCGACTCTCATACTGTCAATTCCCATTCCTTATTTATTGCACCCTGTTTAATAGACACACATGTGTATTGTTAATTCACATGTGCATGAAAAATCAATTCCTCACCGAGTGTCACTCTTATTTTATTCGAAAAACAAAATGCCAAAGTAAACAATTTTATCAGCTGTCACGGTACATCACGTGAAGTAATTTTTCCAACAGAAATATCACTCTTTTAACCTCTTTTCAATACGTATACAAGTTTCTTCGATATAATTTTCACAAAATCTAACTGAAACAAAATGCACTTAACGCGCGTGGGCGTATTCTAGTATACACTACCGGTATTGACACCAGTACGTAGACATTTTATCGCGGAAAATACTAAATAGCATTGTATTCAGATATATCACGGCTCTTTACACACATCGAAAGATCTAATCTATATGTGGATAATCATGATACCGGTGTTAAGAATGACAAAGTCAACGCGGCATATTCATAGTGCTGCAATAAGCAATAGTGACGACTGGTGACGAGTAACCGCAGCAATCACATACGCGCATTATGATGTATATATCTATGTACATACAATGTATATAGATGATAGGACCACATGCACACTTCATATATGCATGTACACGGACACGTATTCATTAATGACAAGCTGTAGGCTATCAAGCGCATGGAAACGGATACGACTGCTACAGGATACTGCGTTTTTTACCTTATATTATTTACGACAAGAATGCACCCTGCATCTGATGGGAAGATTCGTTTACGATGATATCGAGTACGTTTTGCAtgaacattatttatttctgtttcgTAAACGACGTACGAAAGTATTGTACAAATATTAAGCACCTTCGGTAATTATCAGTTAAGAATAACATGCATTATTTAAAGTCAAAGATAACGAAATCTTTTTTTGTTCGACGTAATTTCGATTCAACTTGATGCGATTGAATTTGAGGAGGTCCAATTCGGTGCGTTTGAATtcgtaaaagaaaagaaaaattgtgaCCACGAAAGGCACAGCGAAACGTTGCGTATGTACAATTCTGGGTACTAATGGAAAATGTCTAGTTGCAAGGACACCGCGTACGAAGAGCCATGTATAAGTTTACATACATTTATTCTGTTTCTCTTtgttacatataatatatatgtttagTTAACCCTACCATTGAAGAGAATCTATAGTTGAATAGAGTGAAAAATAGCGCGATCACGTAATGAACTCAAACGCCAAGAGACATTGCACTTAGAGATCCTCGACGTTCAAATCCATCATTCGTAACACGATTCACTGAAAGATATACTGGTTCAAGAAACGGGCGAAACTATTTTCAACTAATTCGTATGAGATAACGCAAAAAGACCGTACAAGCATTCAAGTCGTGTCAAAATTTCCGTAGCTGTAACATACATCATTcggtacaattttttttttaaatacacgaCTGAAAGTAGCTGTCAACGCTCTTGTATCACCATTTCTCCGATATACGTCTTCGAAATAAGAATATTCAAACCCTATACGAACCAGTCAATTCTCGATTCTCTTTTATTATCTGATCACGCTTTAATTGTACGCATCTTTACCATAATCGTTAGGCATTACTGTCCATCCTCATTCAGTGACTTTGCCTGTACGCGtgaacgaaaaataaaatatatgataaatgtaatatgtgctCTCCGGACATTCCATTCGGCACCTGAATATAtgtctgtgtgtgtgtgtgtgttacaGGGTGTCCCGCGTAAGTGGACAATAGTTTTAATCTACAAGATGGCGGAACAGAAATTATGCAAAATGGAGAAATGGAGAAGGTTCTGTTTAGGATTCTAGAACCTTCTTATGATTTCTGGAGGACTTCctagtattttttaattgttcttgAACTTCTTTAGGATTTTCCTAGATTTTAAGACCAAAATCATGTATACAGTAGaactaacatttttaatataatgtaaaatggagtgtaatgtaatttttttaattttctaatggaattttttaattttgtaggaGTGTATGGTCCATTTGCATGGGACACCGTGTAtatgtgtgtctgtgtgtcacCGTTATGCGAAACATATGGTCGCGACCGTCGATCACCCACTTCTCCCGCTTTACGTCCTAAAATCTAGCTTCGCGGATGTTCGTTCGAGGGTCCGAAACATTTTGAGCTAGACGTGGAAAAATAATCTATTGTTGCAAACGTCGTATGATAGAAGTCCGCACACTCGTACgtatttacatacatacatgtacacacgGAACACGTTCCACTACATTTcttcttatttaatttttttaattctttattatatttagtctaaAAAGGATCGACGATCGTGCTGCTTCGAAACAAATCGACGAAGAGGAAACGTCTGATGTAGGAtcctttcttttttaaaatcgTTCGATGATATTACGCTACTAGTTTCGTGGATATAAATACACTAGCACTTATAACAAACGCAATGTACCAACGCGTGATTCCATTACGTTTGATTAGGTTTGATTGAGTTTGAGCAACGTCCGCGGATCACTTTCGATCGCGCGAACAAAGTGATTCTATAAAATGGTTCCAAGCGAATGATACTCATACAGCACCCTTTCGAAACAGCATAATTGTCGATggaataaatttcttttttttttttcgttataATATCGCACTTTGCGATTAATCACGTGAAACACGTGGCAGTAACATCGAGATTACGTAAAAACATTGCActtttcgtgaaaaatattcgCCGGAAACGCATGGGTTTTAATCGGTACGTATCTTCACCGATTTATTCTTGCGAGTTTAAccgaagagaaagaaaataccCTCCTTTTCTATATTAGGTACATCCGTGCTACTTAAGTTAACACTTTATCTACCGGTTGCAAATGAAAATAAACGCTATCTTTATCATTTATACTTTCAATTTCTTCTTAATCGTAATACCTAACTTTTATTGTTTTCACTGACTTATAGACGAATATACATTCAATTCCCCTAGGATCTATTGTTCACAGAATTTTTATGGAATCACTCTTGAATCGCCCCGGGATTACTAGAACTATTTTGTTTAGATATCTATCGGATATCTTTTAGATCTAGTGGAGCCGGCGCTATTGAAACGCGCCAAACCCGAATCGCGTCGAATTTGAAACGCTAAATCACATCAAATCGTGTTGAATTAAAAGTGTGTCGAATTTGAAACGCGTTGAATTTCGAGCGTGCCAAATTTGAATGTCAAATTGAATCGCATCAAGTTCAAATCGAATCACATCTGCGGTGTATGAAATTTCATATTCAATTGACTCATATCAAACTTGAAATGTATCGAATCACGTCAAATTTGAAATGCATCGAATTTGAAGTGTATTGAGTCGaattatatgaaatttgaaaagcgTAGAACCTAATCGTCAAATTTGAAATGCATCGAATTTTAaacgcgccaaatttgaaactcGAGCTTCAATTTAAATCACACAGACCTTAATTTCTATTAGCTATATTACATACTAATTATATCCTGAAAACTAGTAATTTGACGTACATTATAGAGAACATAATTTCTTAACTGACCTTGTCAACGTAAACTTACAAGGACTACAAAATCTTGTTAATGTATTCCCGGTAGGTAAAGTGTTAAGCAACAATGTCAATG
Above is a window of Megachile rotundata isolate GNS110a chromosome 12, iyMegRotu1, whole genome shotgun sequence DNA encoding:
- the LOC100879516 gene encoding uncharacterized protein LOC100879516 isoform X3, with the translated sequence MGIDSMRVGGGRCPPLLVGGLLVACLMLICNWWTLSSENIELVRQIDELNEQLKISGEERDQCVTLRGNLEERFKHAEGEVASLHVRLEQQEYSKKKNEELEYYNNLCKGELDSLKKLDAGKNVTIETLRLEKNNFKTQLVTTRDENKKLQEEIEQIKDDLNKAKLNCGTTPPKKVANISQLETNPKDPTNNASNEGTMLNNPELEEEDKNGSNKQENTGSTDANLKETFRLYE
- the LOC100879516 gene encoding uncharacterized protein LOC100879516 isoform X1, yielding MGIDSMRVGGGRCPPLLVGGLLVACLMLICNWWTLSSENIELVRQIDELNEQLKISGEERDQCVTLRGNLEERFKHAEGEVASLHVRLEQQEYSKKKNEELEYYNNLCKGELDSLKKLDAGKNVTIETLRLEKNNFKTQLVTTRDENKKLQEEIEQIKDDLNKAKLNCGTTPPKKVANISQPARPVINKSQLGPVPESAVRISLAGQRGLKYHGIPILPKDPPGAVRLSPRVSVTMLKVETNPKDPTNNASNEGTMLNNPELEEEDKNGSNKQENTGSTDANLKETFRLYE
- the LOC100879516 gene encoding uncharacterized protein LOC100879516 isoform X2 gives rise to the protein MGIDSMRVGGGRCPPLLVGGLLVACLMLICNWWTLSSENIELVRQIDELNEQLKISGEERDQCVTLRGNLEERFKHAEGELDSLKKLDAGKNVTIETLRLEKNNFKTQLVTTRDENKKLQEEIEQIKDDLNKAKLNCGTTPPKKVANISQPARPVINKSQLGPVPESAVRISLAGQRGLKYHGIPILPKDPPGAVRLSPRVSVTMLKVETNPKDPTNNASNEGTMLNNPELEEEDKNGSNKQENTGSTDANLKETFRLYE